A genomic window from Pseudonocardia broussonetiae includes:
- a CDS encoding STAS domain-containing protein, with translation MDGDVGRIELTGDLDIATATELRSALAELAGVPITVVDLEGILFCGARGMHVLVEAAAHTATRGGRFVLVHCPPAVSTLVRLLHVPWQPWPAPGDVPGKDDDPGVEILPTRTIGVRTSTLG, from the coding sequence GTGGACGGGGACGTCGGCAGGATCGAGCTGACGGGCGACCTCGACATCGCGACCGCCACCGAGCTGCGGTCCGCGCTGGCCGAGCTCGCCGGCGTCCCGATCACCGTCGTCGACCTCGAAGGCATCCTGTTCTGCGGCGCCCGCGGCATGCACGTGCTCGTCGAGGCCGCCGCCCACACCGCGACGCGCGGCGGCCGGTTCGTGCTGGTGCACTGCCCGCCGGCGGTCAGCACGCTCGTCCGGCTCCTGCACGTGCCCTGGCAGCCCTGGCCCGCCCCGGGCGACGTTCCCGGCAAGGACGACGACCCGGGCGTGGAGATCCTGCCCACCCGCACGATCGGCGTCCGCACGTCGACCCTAGGGTGA
- a CDS encoding GAF and ANTAR domain-containing protein yields the protein MAIDPAALAATIARLERVTPAGGDGSPIGVPDPARFVDTVVASADALFALSGVGLMFLDEDDALRYVAASDDAIRALESAQEQLGEGPCLDSLVLREVVHTRDLTTDERYRSVGAIVGPLGVRAVLGVPVEVAGIAVGTLNVYQDRPHDWPDDEIYALRAFARVLGSAFGALVWARRSDALTRQLQHALDKRVVVERAIGFLMAQRDIDAVGAFDVLRRAARSSRRTVGEIAAGVLGGEQPEVDAPSRTRGAMVREVADRQAGG from the coding sequence GTGGCGATCGACCCGGCCGCTCTGGCCGCGACCATCGCGCGCCTGGAACGGGTCACCCCCGCCGGGGGCGACGGCTCCCCCATCGGCGTGCCGGACCCCGCCCGGTTCGTCGACACCGTCGTGGCGTCGGCCGACGCGCTGTTCGCGCTGTCGGGCGTCGGGCTGATGTTCCTCGACGAGGACGACGCCCTGCGCTACGTCGCGGCCTCCGACGACGCCATCCGCGCCCTGGAGAGCGCGCAGGAGCAGCTCGGCGAGGGGCCGTGCCTGGACAGCCTGGTGCTGCGCGAGGTCGTCCACACCCGCGACCTGACGACCGACGAGCGCTACCGCTCGGTCGGCGCGATCGTCGGCCCGCTGGGCGTGCGGGCCGTGCTGGGCGTGCCGGTGGAGGTCGCCGGCATCGCGGTCGGCACGCTCAACGTCTACCAGGACCGCCCCCACGACTGGCCCGACGACGAGATCTACGCGCTGCGCGCGTTCGCCCGGGTGCTGGGCAGCGCGTTCGGTGCGCTCGTGTGGGCCCGCCGCAGCGACGCCCTGACCCGCCAGCTCCAGCACGCACTGGACAAGCGGGTCGTCGTGGAGCGGGCCATCGGCTTCCTCATGGCGCAGCGCGACATCGACGCGGTCGGCGCCTTCGACGTCCTGCGCCGGGCCGCCCGCAGCAGCCGCCGCACCGTCGGGGAGATCGCGGCTGGGGTCCTCGGCGGGGAGCAGCCCGAGGTCGACGCGCCCTCCCGCACGCGCGGGGCGATGGTGCGGGAGGTCGCCGACCGTCAGGCCGGCGGGTAG
- a CDS encoding flavodoxin family protein, whose product MTAPASLTALVLNCTLKPSPEESSTDLLAGQVLDALGKHGVTGGTIRLVDRDVKPGVLADMGDGDEWPQVRERILAADILVVATPTWVGSMSSVANRALERLDAELSNTDDEGRLATFGKVAVAVVVGNEDGAHKITADLFQGLNDIGFSVPANGAVYWNGEAMQGVDYKDLEETPEAVASTTATLAANAAHLASVLRERPYPPA is encoded by the coding sequence ATGACCGCACCAGCCTCCCTGACCGCGCTCGTCCTCAACTGCACGCTCAAGCCCTCCCCGGAGGAGTCGAGCACCGACCTGCTCGCGGGTCAGGTGCTCGACGCACTGGGGAAGCACGGCGTCACCGGCGGGACGATCCGGCTCGTGGACCGGGACGTGAAGCCGGGCGTGCTCGCCGACATGGGTGACGGCGACGAGTGGCCGCAGGTCCGCGAGCGGATCCTGGCCGCCGACATCCTGGTCGTGGCCACCCCGACGTGGGTCGGCTCGATGAGCTCGGTGGCCAACCGCGCGCTGGAGCGCCTCGACGCCGAGCTGTCGAACACCGATGACGAGGGCCGCCTGGCAACGTTCGGCAAGGTCGCCGTCGCGGTCGTCGTGGGGAACGAGGACGGCGCGCACAAGATCACGGCCGACCTGTTCCAGGGCCTGAACGACATCGGCTTCTCCGTACCGGCCAACGGTGCCGTCTACTGGAACGGCGAGGCCATGCAGGGCGTCGACTACAAGGACCTCGAGGAGACCCCGGAGGCCGTCGCGTCGACGACGGCGACGCTGGCGGCCAACGCCGCGCACCTGGCGTCGGTGCTGCGCGAGCGCCCCTACCCGCCGGCCTGA
- the rfaE2 gene encoding D-glycero-beta-D-manno-heptose 1-phosphate adenylyltransferase yields MTPTTTPRTTSGVPVVAPAPAGLVGTVRDRAPRVLVLGDALLDGWVSGPVRRIGRDAPVPVVEPDSASTAPGGAANVAANLAALGADVTLVAVFGDDADGRALRASLLDLGVGLDRSVVELGRATSAKHRVLAAGQPVARYDTGPDGPPRRSTDLAVADALSEAVAAGVDAVVVADYGLGTPGPRARRRLERLRSGLPLLVVDAHDPGRWAGLAPDAVTPSAAEAAALLGEPTPTGDRAAWGVERAAALHAATGATEVLLTLDVDGAVRLPVAGGPGRRPAERPAVESMACGAGDTFTAAWTAARCAGADADTALACAQSAADVVVARPGTVVCSADALTARLAAGDRGTVLEHRDLLRALDEHRRAGHRIVFTNGCFDVLHRGHVAYLRQARALGDVLVVALNADESVARLKGPERPVNPLVDRAGVVGAVDAVDLVTSFDADTPVDLIAQVRPHVYAKGGDYTAQMLPETPVVERLGGEVHVLSYLSDHSTTAIVARIRADTAS; encoded by the coding sequence GTGACCCCCACGACCACCCCCCGCACGACCTCCGGCGTCCCGGTCGTCGCGCCCGCCCCGGCGGGCCTCGTCGGCACCGTCCGCGACCGCGCCCCGCGCGTGCTCGTCCTGGGTGACGCCCTGCTCGACGGTTGGGTGTCCGGTCCGGTGCGCCGGATCGGCCGCGACGCCCCGGTGCCGGTGGTGGAGCCCGACTCGGCGAGCACCGCGCCCGGCGGTGCCGCGAACGTCGCGGCCAACCTGGCCGCGCTGGGTGCCGACGTCACGCTCGTCGCGGTCTTCGGCGACGACGCCGACGGCCGCGCCCTGCGCGCGTCGCTGCTCGACCTCGGCGTCGGGCTCGACCGCTCCGTCGTTGAGCTCGGGCGGGCCACCAGCGCCAAGCACCGCGTCCTCGCGGCGGGCCAGCCGGTGGCGCGCTACGACACCGGACCGGACGGGCCGCCGCGCCGCTCCACCGACCTCGCCGTGGCCGACGCGCTGAGCGAGGCCGTCGCGGCGGGCGTCGACGCGGTCGTCGTGGCCGACTACGGGCTCGGCACGCCGGGCCCGCGGGCGCGGCGGCGCCTGGAGCGGCTGCGCTCGGGCCTGCCGCTGCTCGTCGTCGACGCCCACGACCCGGGTCGCTGGGCCGGCCTGGCCCCCGACGCCGTGACGCCGAGCGCCGCGGAGGCCGCCGCGCTGCTCGGCGAGCCCACCCCTACCGGGGACCGGGCCGCCTGGGGCGTCGAGCGGGCCGCTGCGCTGCACGCCGCCACCGGGGCCACGGAGGTCCTGCTCACCCTCGACGTCGACGGCGCGGTGCGCCTGCCGGTCGCGGGCGGGCCGGGGCGGCGGCCCGCCGAGCGGCCCGCCGTGGAGTCGATGGCGTGCGGCGCGGGCGACACGTTCACCGCCGCGTGGACCGCCGCACGCTGCGCCGGTGCCGACGCCGACACCGCGCTGGCCTGCGCGCAGTCGGCCGCCGACGTCGTCGTCGCGCGGCCGGGCACGGTCGTCTGCTCGGCCGACGCGCTCACCGCGCGCCTGGCCGCGGGGGACCGGGGCACGGTGCTGGAGCACCGCGACCTGCTCCGGGCGCTGGACGAGCACCGCCGCGCCGGGCACCGGATCGTGTTCACCAACGGCTGCTTCGACGTCCTGCACCGCGGCCACGTCGCCTACCTGCGCCAGGCCCGCGCGCTCGGCGACGTCCTGGTGGTCGCGCTCAACGCCGACGAGAGCGTGGCCCGGCTCAAGGGCCCCGAGCGCCCGGTCAACCCGCTCGTCGACCGCGCGGGGGTGGTGGGCGCCGTCGACGCCGTGGACCTCGTGACCTCCTTCGACGCCGACACCCCCGTCGACCTCATCGCGCAGGTCCGGCCGCACGTCTACGCCAAGGGCGGCGACTACACCGCGCAGATGCTGCCCGAGACGCCGGTGGTGGAGCGCCTCGGCGGCGAGGTGCACGTGCTCAGCTACCTGTCCGACCACTCGACGACGGCGATCGTGGCGCGGATCCGCGCGGACACGGCGAGCTGA
- a CDS encoding glycosyltransferase family 9 protein yields MALSPPEVPGHHPGADRGLPLDPEAVRRVLVVRADNAGDVVMAGPAVRALRAFAPHAVIDLLASPAGTPVGPLLPGVDEVVTVSASWQQLAPRPGAAREEAARERRLVEGLRARTYDTMVVLTSFSQSPWPAAHVGLLAGIRHRVVHSREFGGAVATHWVTPPPDTTHQVDRGLHLLGAVGVPPRGATPALALPPTAVRTAGEVLDRRGDGPFAVLAPGASAPSRRYPAAAFGRVAAHVAASGMPVLVAGTPGEAALVGDVVDTAAHPDVTALEPIGLPGFAAVLARASVAITNNSGGMHLAAALGTPVAVAYAGTERTGDMRPRGAPSALLGAPVPCSPCRLLRCPFDRQCLDVEPDRLAGAALRLAGRARTPVPAG; encoded by the coding sequence GTGGCCCTGAGCCCGCCCGAGGTCCCGGGCCACCACCCCGGCGCCGACCGCGGGCTCCCGCTCGATCCCGAGGCGGTGCGACGGGTGCTGGTGGTCCGCGCCGACAACGCGGGCGACGTCGTCATGGCGGGTCCGGCGGTCCGTGCGCTGCGGGCGTTCGCCCCGCATGCCGTCATCGACCTGCTCGCCTCCCCGGCCGGGACGCCGGTCGGGCCGCTGCTGCCCGGCGTCGACGAGGTCGTGACGGTGTCGGCGAGCTGGCAGCAGCTCGCGCCCCGTCCAGGGGCGGCCCGCGAGGAGGCCGCCCGCGAGCGGCGCCTCGTGGAGGGCCTGCGGGCCCGGACCTACGACACGATGGTCGTGCTGACCTCGTTCTCCCAGTCGCCGTGGCCCGCCGCCCACGTGGGCCTGCTGGCCGGGATCCGGCACCGGGTCGTGCACTCGCGGGAGTTCGGCGGGGCCGTCGCCACGCACTGGGTGACCCCGCCGCCCGACACCACCCACCAGGTCGACCGCGGGCTGCACCTGCTCGGGGCGGTCGGGGTCCCGCCGCGGGGCGCGACCCCCGCACTGGCCCTGCCCCCGACCGCCGTGCGGACCGCGGGTGAGGTGCTCGACCGCCGCGGCGACGGCCCGTTCGCCGTGCTCGCCCCCGGCGCGTCGGCGCCGTCGCGGCGCTACCCCGCCGCCGCGTTCGGCCGGGTCGCCGCGCACGTGGCCGCGTCCGGGATGCCCGTGCTCGTCGCCGGCACCCCGGGCGAGGCCGCGCTGGTCGGCGACGTCGTCGACACCGCAGCGCACCCCGACGTCACGGCGCTGGAGCCGATCGGGCTCCCCGGCTTCGCGGCGGTGCTGGCCCGCGCGTCGGTCGCGATCACCAACAACTCCGGCGGCATGCACCTCGCCGCGGCACTGGGGACGCCGGTCGCGGTGGCCTACGCCGGCACCGAGCGGACCGGCGACATGCGCCCCCGCGGCGCGCCCTCGGCCCTGCTCGGGGCACCCGTCCCGTGCTCGCCGTGCCGGCTGCTGCGCTGCCCGTTCGACCGCCAGTGCCTCGACGTCGAGCCCGACCGGCTCGCCGGCGCCGCCCTGCGCCTGGCCGGGCGGGCCCGCACGCCGGTGCCCGCGGGCTGA
- a CDS encoding SDR family oxidoreductase: MTADTLNAEPRTTPAPDTRGDGPGTVLVTGAASGLGRAVAAAVAAAGGRPLLLDRVDPRLDVDDAHPALANAPTAVVDLSDTRAAEQAVAELAARAGSLDAVVTAAGTDRCGTLLEVPGEDWDRVVTVNLLGTAAVIRGALPRLKESNGRIVTVASTLGLRALSDASAYCASKFGVIGLSRALATELAGEVGLTTLIPGGMDTAFFDGRPEQYRPGPDAKLNDPRNVADAVLFALTRPRGCEVRELVVCAATEPSWP, from the coding sequence ATGACCGCCGACACCCTGAACGCCGAGCCCCGGACCACCCCCGCCCCCGACACCCGCGGCGACGGCCCGGGCACCGTCCTGGTCACCGGCGCCGCGTCGGGACTGGGCCGCGCGGTCGCCGCGGCGGTCGCCGCGGCGGGCGGGCGCCCGCTGCTGCTCGACCGCGTCGACCCCCGGCTCGACGTCGACGACGCCCACCCGGCGCTGGCCAACGCGCCCACCGCCGTCGTCGACCTGTCCGACACCCGCGCCGCCGAGCAGGCCGTCGCCGAGCTCGCCGCCCGGGCCGGCTCGCTCGACGCCGTCGTCACCGCCGCGGGCACCGACCGCTGCGGCACGCTCCTGGAGGTGCCGGGGGAGGACTGGGACCGGGTCGTCACCGTCAACCTGCTCGGCACGGCCGCGGTGATCCGCGGCGCGCTGCCCCGGCTGAAGGAGAGCAACGGACGCATCGTCACCGTCGCCTCCACGCTGGGGCTGCGGGCGTTGTCGGACGCGAGCGCGTACTGCGCGTCGAAGTTCGGCGTCATCGGGCTGAGCCGGGCGCTGGCCACGGAGCTCGCGGGCGAGGTCGGCCTCACGACCCTGATCCCCGGCGGCATGGACACCGCGTTCTTCGACGGCCGCCCCGAGCAGTACCGTCCCGGCCCGGACGCGAAGCTCAACGACCCCCGCAACGTCGCCGACGCCGTGCTGTTCGCGCTGACCCGGCCGCGCGGCTGCGAGGTCCGCGAGCTCGTGGTGTGCGCGGCCACCGAGCCGTCGTGGCCCTGA
- a CDS encoding glycosyltransferase: protein MRIDMVSEHASPLARPGGPDSGGQNVHVAELSRALGAQGHEVVVWTRRDDPAVPASVPFAPGVTVRHMDAGPAAPVPKDHLVPHVPQMAAVLERAWAQDPPDVVHGHFWMSGLATVAAAGRVGVPAVQTFHALGVVKRRHQGREDTSPAGRIAAEQAVAGRVDQVVATCSDEAFELVRMGVRRDRISVVPCGVDTERFHPDGQAAERDPAVPRLVSIGRLVRRKGVDEAVRALSRVPGAELVVAGGPAAGELDDDPDIQRLRAVAEQAGVTDRVRFVGAVARDDVPALMRSADVVVCVPWYEPFGMVPLEAMASGRPVVAAAVGGLTDTVVDGVTGVHVPPKRPDRLAVALRRMLAQPALLEGFGVAGRDRAASCYGWPRVAESTAHAYERAIGRRRPSAVDLADVDDDVAR, encoded by the coding sequence ATGCGCATCGACATGGTCTCCGAGCACGCGAGCCCGCTCGCGCGACCCGGTGGTCCCGACTCGGGCGGCCAGAACGTCCACGTCGCCGAGCTGAGCCGCGCCCTGGGCGCCCAGGGGCACGAGGTGGTGGTCTGGACCCGGCGCGACGACCCCGCCGTGCCCGCCTCGGTGCCGTTCGCGCCCGGCGTGACGGTGCGGCACATGGACGCCGGCCCCGCCGCGCCCGTGCCGAAGGACCACCTCGTGCCGCACGTGCCGCAGATGGCCGCGGTGCTGGAGCGGGCGTGGGCCCAGGACCCGCCCGACGTCGTGCACGGGCACTTCTGGATGTCCGGGCTCGCTACGGTCGCCGCGGCCGGGCGCGTGGGCGTGCCCGCGGTGCAGACCTTCCACGCGCTCGGCGTGGTCAAGCGGCGCCACCAGGGCCGCGAGGACACCAGCCCGGCCGGGCGGATCGCGGCCGAGCAGGCCGTCGCGGGCCGGGTCGACCAGGTCGTCGCCACCTGCAGCGACGAGGCGTTCGAGCTGGTCCGGATGGGCGTGCGCCGCGACCGCATCTCGGTCGTGCCGTGCGGCGTCGACACCGAGCGGTTCCACCCCGACGGCCAGGCCGCCGAGCGTGACCCCGCGGTGCCGCGGCTGGTCTCGATCGGGCGGCTGGTGCGGCGCAAGGGCGTCGACGAGGCCGTCAGGGCGCTGAGCCGGGTGCCCGGCGCCGAGCTCGTCGTGGCCGGCGGCCCCGCCGCGGGCGAGCTGGACGACGACCCGGACATCCAGCGGTTGCGCGCGGTCGCCGAGCAGGCGGGCGTGACCGACCGCGTCCGGTTCGTCGGGGCCGTGGCGCGCGACGACGTGCCCGCTCTGATGCGCTCGGCCGACGTCGTCGTGTGCGTGCCCTGGTACGAGCCGTTCGGCATGGTGCCGCTGGAGGCGATGGCGTCGGGCCGGCCCGTGGTGGCCGCCGCCGTCGGCGGGCTCACCGACACCGTCGTCGACGGCGTGACGGGTGTGCACGTGCCGCCGAAGCGGCCGGACCGGCTCGCCGTCGCGCTGCGCCGGATGCTCGCCCAGCCCGCCCTGCTCGAGGGCTTCGGCGTGGCCGGTCGCGACCGCGCCGCGTCCTGCTACGGCTGGCCGCGCGTCGCCGAGTCCACCGCCCACGCCTACGAGCGCGCGATCGGGCGCCGCCGCCCGTCCGCCGTCGACCTCGCCGACGTCGACGACGACGTGGCCCGCTGA
- a CDS encoding glycosyltransferase, with protein MNILVWHVHGSWTTSFVQGRHRYLIPTLPERGPWGGGRPAAWEWPADAVEVSPDRLADEPVDLVVLQRPEELDLAAAWLRRTPGRDVAALYLEHNTPKGPAVMTRHPVADRPELPLVHVTHFNDLVWDAGDARTTVIEHGVVDPGRRYTGELASAAVVVNEPLRRGRVTGTDLLPGLSETAPLDVFGMGTDGLGDALGRPATIRGIGDLPQDRMHDEMARRRVYLHPIRWTSLGLALVEAMHLGMPVVALATTEAVEAVPPGTGYCGTDPARLADALRELVAEPELARRRGAAARAHALQRYGLDRFLADWDVVLDRTVERHREHARARGPATRGRT; from the coding sequence GTGAACATCCTCGTGTGGCACGTGCACGGCTCCTGGACGACGTCGTTCGTGCAGGGCCGCCACCGCTACCTGATCCCGACGCTGCCCGAGCGCGGCCCGTGGGGCGGCGGCCGCCCCGCGGCGTGGGAGTGGCCCGCCGACGCCGTCGAGGTGTCGCCGGACCGGCTCGCCGACGAGCCCGTCGACCTGGTCGTGCTCCAGCGCCCCGAGGAGCTCGACCTCGCCGCCGCGTGGCTGCGCCGCACCCCCGGCCGCGACGTCGCCGCCCTGTACCTGGAGCACAACACCCCGAAGGGCCCCGCCGTCATGACGCGGCACCCGGTGGCCGACCGCCCCGAGCTGCCGCTCGTGCACGTCACCCACTTCAACGACCTGGTGTGGGACGCGGGCGACGCCCGCACGACCGTGATCGAGCACGGCGTCGTCGACCCGGGCCGCCGCTACACCGGCGAGCTCGCCTCGGCCGCCGTCGTCGTCAACGAACCGCTGCGGCGCGGGCGCGTCACCGGGACCGACCTGCTGCCCGGGCTGTCCGAGACGGCCCCGCTCGACGTGTTCGGCATGGGCACCGACGGCCTGGGCGACGCGCTGGGCCGCCCGGCGACCATCCGGGGCATCGGCGACCTGCCGCAGGACCGCATGCACGACGAGATGGCTCGCAGACGGGTGTACCTGCACCCGATCCGCTGGACGTCCCTCGGACTGGCGCTTGTCGAGGCCATGCACCTGGGTATGCCGGTGGTGGCCCTGGCCACCACCGAGGCGGTCGAGGCCGTCCCACCCGGCACCGGGTACTGCGGCACCGACCCGGCGCGGCTGGCGGACGCGCTGCGCGAGCTCGTGGCGGAGCCCGAGCTGGCCCGCCGGCGCGGAGCCGCGGCCCGCGCCCACGCACTGCAGCGCTACGGCCTGGACCGCTTCCTGGCCGACTGGGACGTGGTGCTCGACCGCACGGTCGAACGGCACCGGGAGCACGCGCGGGCCCGCGGACCCGCGACGAGAGGAAGGACGTGA
- a CDS encoding glycosyltransferase family 9 protein, translating into MRRVLVVRLDGAGDVLLAGPAVRAVARDAHATMLCGPAGAEAARLLPGVRDVLVFAAPWVLADPPPVTTSDTAALIGTLAAHRFDAAVVLTSFHQSPLPIALVLRLAGVPFVGGASVDHAGALLDVRLRPGEDLDEDLPEPERALAIAAASGFPADPADDGLLAVRTTSPPAVLRLAAGWTGPPYVVVHPGAAVGARRWPAGHHAEAVRLLAAAGWRVVVTGGPGERDLTAQVAGNDALDLGGRTDLAGLAGVLAGAEALVVGNTGAAHLAAAVGTPVVSLFAPVVPAVRWRPYGVPHVLLGDQRAACRDSRARDCPVAGHPCLAGVTPAEVVAAVERLTTRHPDPHRFVPADEGGIPA; encoded by the coding sequence GTGAGGCGGGTCCTGGTGGTCCGCCTCGACGGAGCGGGTGACGTCCTGCTCGCCGGGCCCGCCGTGCGCGCGGTCGCCCGGGACGCGCACGCCACGATGCTCTGCGGCCCGGCGGGCGCCGAGGCCGCGCGGCTGCTCCCGGGCGTCCGGGACGTGCTGGTGTTCGCCGCGCCGTGGGTGCTGGCCGACCCGCCGCCGGTGACGACGTCCGACACGGCCGCGCTGATCGGAACGCTCGCCGCGCACCGCTTCGACGCCGCCGTCGTCCTGACCTCGTTCCACCAGTCGCCGCTGCCGATCGCGCTGGTGCTGCGCCTGGCCGGGGTGCCGTTCGTCGGCGGGGCGTCGGTCGACCACGCGGGCGCCCTGCTCGACGTCCGGCTGCGCCCGGGCGAGGACCTCGACGAGGACCTCCCCGAGCCCGAGCGCGCGCTGGCGATCGCGGCGGCGTCCGGCTTCCCCGCCGACCCCGCCGACGACGGGCTCCTCGCCGTCCGCACCACCTCGCCGCCCGCCGTCCTGCGCCTGGCCGCCGGGTGGACGGGCCCGCCCTACGTGGTCGTGCACCCCGGTGCCGCCGTCGGCGCCCGCCGCTGGCCCGCCGGGCACCACGCGGAGGCCGTCCGCCTCCTCGCCGCCGCGGGGTGGCGGGTCGTCGTGACCGGCGGGCCGGGGGAGCGCGACCTCACCGCTCAGGTCGCCGGTAACGACGCCCTCGACCTCGGCGGCCGCACCGACCTCGCCGGGCTCGCCGGCGTGCTGGCCGGCGCCGAGGCGCTCGTCGTCGGCAACACCGGCGCCGCGCACCTCGCCGCCGCCGTCGGCACCCCGGTCGTGTCGCTGTTCGCCCCGGTCGTCCCGGCCGTGCGCTGGCGGCCCTACGGCGTGCCGCACGTGCTGCTCGGCGACCAGCGCGCCGCCTGCCGCGACTCCCGCGCCCGCGACTGCCCCGTCGCCGGCCACCCCTGCCTGGCCGGTGTGACGCCGGCCGAGGTGGTCGCGGCCGTCGAGCGGCTCACCACCCGGCACCCCGACCCGCACCGCTTCGTCCCCGCCGACGAGGGAGGGATCCCCGCGTGA
- a CDS encoding D-glycero-alpha-D-manno-heptose-1,7-bisphosphate 7-phosphatase, protein MSISADRPAVPAAVLFDRDGTLVVDVPYNGDPSRVRPVPSAAPAVALLRAAGIPVGVVTNQSGIARGILTAAQADAVNRRVDDLLGPFDVWEVCPHGPDDGCACRKPAPGMVLSAASRLGVAPERVAVIGDIGADVGAAEAAGAVGVLVPTPVTRPEEVRAARLVRADLVDAVRTLLGEVPEAAA, encoded by the coding sequence GTGAGCATCAGCGCAGACCGCCCGGCCGTCCCGGCCGCCGTGCTGTTCGACCGGGACGGCACCCTCGTCGTGGACGTCCCCTACAACGGCGACCCCTCCCGGGTCCGCCCCGTGCCCTCCGCCGCTCCCGCCGTCGCCCTCCTGCGTGCCGCGGGGATACCCGTCGGCGTCGTCACCAACCAGTCCGGTATCGCCCGCGGGATCCTGACCGCCGCGCAGGCCGACGCCGTGAACCGCCGGGTCGACGACCTGCTCGGCCCGTTCGACGTGTGGGAGGTCTGCCCGCACGGCCCCGACGACGGCTGCGCCTGCCGCAAGCCCGCCCCCGGCATGGTCCTGTCGGCCGCGTCCCGCCTCGGCGTCGCGCCGGAGCGGGTCGCGGTGATCGGCGACATCGGCGCGGACGTGGGCGCCGCGGAGGCGGCCGGCGCCGTCGGGGTGCTGGTGCCGACGCCCGTGACGCGCCCCGAGGAGGTCCGCGCCGCCCGCCTGGTGCGCGCCGACCTCGTCGACGCCGTCCGCACGCTGCTGGGCGAGGTCCCCGAGGCCGCCGCGTGA
- a CDS encoding methyltransferase domain-containing protein gives MRIGAAPMSERRSALCDEDLTAAVGDLFVHDDRLRGMEVKGEADGGVVHLTGDVDEEADLARAREVIGRLAGVHAVWDRVRVGGREPLVLDLGCGDQPQYPTNLGVDLRRTGAVAVQADLSRALPFRDGCADRIFAVHVLEHLLDFLALVDECHRLLRPGGVLHVLTPWWRHVNSVADPTHVRMLDTQTVKGICARPGSPRRWSPLHVGNDGATVFADLTPVAADHQVPATRSARFFD, from the coding sequence GTGCGGATCGGGGCCGCGCCCATGTCGGAGCGCCGCAGCGCGCTGTGCGACGAGGACCTCACCGCGGCCGTCGGGGACCTGTTCGTCCACGACGACCGCCTGCGGGGCATGGAGGTGAAGGGCGAGGCCGACGGCGGCGTCGTCCACCTCACCGGGGACGTCGACGAGGAGGCCGACCTGGCCCGCGCCCGCGAGGTGATCGGCCGGCTGGCCGGGGTGCACGCCGTCTGGGACCGGGTGCGGGTCGGCGGGCGCGAGCCGCTCGTGCTGGACCTCGGCTGCGGCGACCAGCCGCAGTACCCGACGAACCTCGGCGTCGACCTGCGCCGCACCGGCGCGGTGGCCGTGCAGGCCGACCTCTCCCGCGCGCTGCCCTTCCGCGACGGCTGCGCCGACCGCATCTTCGCCGTCCACGTCCTGGAGCACCTGCTCGACTTCCTGGCGCTGGTCGACGAGTGCCACCGCCTGCTGCGCCCCGGCGGCGTCCTGCACGTGCTCACGCCCTGGTGGCGCCACGTCAACTCCGTCGCCGACCCGACGCACGTGCGGATGCTCGACACCCAGACCGTCAAGGGGATCTGCGCGCGGCCCGGGTCGCCGCGGCGCTGGTCGCCGCTGCACGTCGGCAACGACGGCGCCACGGTCTTCGCCGACCTCACCCCCGTCGCGGCCGACCACCAGGTGCCGGCGACGCGGTCGGCGCGGTTCTTCGACTGA